One genomic segment of Candidatus Zixiibacteriota bacterium includes these proteins:
- a CDS encoding tetratricopeptide repeat protein, whose protein sequence is MKVLKWLFEQVFLRFIIAFIAGVIAILIFLPEFPVYYWAFLTEIYTISILIILLIIGFAFYGLHREKLSENRERLKKRLREKEERLRKLLEGFKRSFPVYKPIYDLKNYPEAEKEYRTVIKINPVDAEAHSNLGILLYSLKNYSEAEKEYRTAIKINPYYVEVYNNLGNLLSDLKNYPEAEKEYRTVIKINPGHADAHNNLGILLYDLKNYPEAEKEYRIAVKINPDYVEAHNNLGILLADLKNFPEAEKEYRTAIKINPDYVEAHNNLGVLLYDLKNYPEAEKEYRIAIKINPDHSKAHYNLGILLYDLKNYLEAEKEYRTAIKINPDDAEVYANLGLLYIEMGKKEEAKKELQKAKELFKKQGREEDVIKIEDILKDLG, encoded by the coding sequence ATGAAGGTTTTAAAGTGGCTTTTTGAACAAGTTTTCCTTCGTTTCATAATAGCCTTTATAGCTGGTGTCATAGCAATTCTAATATTTCTCCCGGAATTTCCTGTTTACTACTGGGCATTCCTTACTGAGATATATACAATATCCATTCTAATTATTTTATTAATCATAGGTTTTGCTTTTTATGGCTTGCATAGAGAGAAGTTAAGTGAAAATAGAGAAAGATTAAAAAAGAGACTGAGAGAAAAAGAAGAAAGATTAAGGAAATTATTAGAAGGTTTTAAACGTAGTTTTCCAGTTTATAAACCTATTTATGATTTGAAAAACTACCCGGAGGCTGAAAAAGAATACAGAACCGTTATTAAGATTAACCCGGTTGATGCAGAGGCACACAGCAATCTGGGCATTCTACTTTATTCTTTGAAAAACTACTCGGAGGCTGAAAAGGAATACAGAACCGCTATTAAGATTAACCCGTATTATGTAGAGGTATACAACAATCTGGGCAATTTACTTTCTGATTTGAAAAACTACCCGGAGGCTGAAAAGGAATATCGAACCGTTATTAAGATTAACCCGGGTCATGCAGACGCACACAACAATCTGGGCATTCTACTTTATGATTTGAAAAACTACCCAGAGGCTGAAAAAGAATATCGAATTGCTGTTAAGATTAACCCGGATTATGTAGAGGCACACAACAATCTGGGCATTCTACTTGCTGATTTGAAGAACTTCCCTGAGGCTGAAAAAGAATATCGAACCGCTATTAAGATTAACCCGGATTATGTAGAGGCACACAATAATCTAGGCGTTCTACTTTATGATTTGAAAAACTACCCAGAGGCTGAAAAAGAATATCGAATTGCTATTAAGATTAACCCGGATCATTCAAAGGCACACTACAATCTGGGCATTCTACTTTATGATTTGAAAAACTACCTGGAGGCTGAAAAAGAATATCGAACCGCTATTAAGATTAACCCGGATGATGCAGAGGTATATGCGAACCTTGGACTTCTTTATATTGAGATGGGTAAAAAAGAGGAGGCAAAAAAGGAATTACAGAAAGCAAAAGAGCTTTTTAAGAAACAGGGCAGAGAGGAGGATGTAATAAAAATAGAGGATATTTTGAAGGATTTGGGATAA
- a CDS encoding NFACT family protein: protein MLMLINSSIICALIPELKENFISFKIKELRLSPDQRELVILTRKERGSKAILFSADPLLCRIVSLTEEESKAFLEWGITPLFSQLLDATILNIEQVDFDRVIKFSCQKDTEFDKIEFELYFELTGRNANAILAFRESGLIQDALRRVRPAQSRFRQILPGIKYLLPPAPRKHNPYATPEEEFKKIILDHPEENLLQVLTSHFMGIDALLAEKIVEESVGVFPLKPLPLEHLWKGFKSVLDRIPANEISPHLILDSEQKPIGISLFDLNSIPEEQKISFDNLNQALQKLFSLEIEASQEGRKLQTLISVTRNGIEKLKKTEEKLKKELSSLEDAQAYKKYGDLLLNHLSEIKRGAEYIELTDYSTEEHKKIRLSLDPSLSPKKNAEAYFKKYQKAQTGITKLNQRIAVTESQLKHLSKIESDLLRKEKVNLEKIESELTSLGLLKVLRPKKKEKRKGRYSPREFISADGFKILVGRNNKENDFLTFKIAKPDDLWFHAQNVPGSHVVLKKGERKKYPTPKAIQQAASLAAYYSQAKSSRKVTVIYTLAKYVKKSKNAPPGLVKVEKMKSILVEPKIIK, encoded by the coding sequence ATGCTTATGCTGATAAATTCTTCCATAATCTGTGCCTTAATTCCCGAGCTTAAAGAGAACTTCATTTCTTTCAAGATCAAGGAGCTCCGTCTTTCCCCTGACCAGAGAGAGCTTGTGATTCTGACTCGCAAAGAGAGAGGATCAAAAGCAATTCTGTTTTCAGCCGACCCTCTACTGTGCCGGATAGTCAGTTTGACAGAGGAGGAATCCAAAGCTTTTCTGGAATGGGGTATAACACCCCTGTTTTCACAACTTCTGGACGCAACCATCTTGAATATCGAGCAGGTCGATTTCGACCGGGTGATAAAGTTCTCTTGCCAGAAAGATACGGAATTTGATAAAATCGAATTCGAGCTATACTTTGAGCTTACCGGAAGAAATGCCAATGCCATTCTTGCCTTTAGAGAGTCCGGCTTGATCCAGGATGCCCTGAGAAGAGTAAGACCTGCCCAGAGCAGATTCCGCCAGATATTGCCAGGGATAAAATATCTTTTGCCTCCCGCGCCCAGAAAACATAATCCTTATGCAACTCCAGAGGAGGAGTTCAAGAAGATAATCCTGGATCATCCGGAAGAAAACCTGCTTCAGGTTTTGACCTCACATTTTATGGGAATAGACGCGCTTTTGGCTGAGAAAATAGTGGAAGAATCAGTCGGTGTTTTCCCTTTAAAACCTTTGCCTCTGGAGCATCTCTGGAAAGGCTTCAAATCGGTACTTGACCGGATTCCTGCAAATGAGATCTCTCCACATCTGATTTTGGATTCCGAACAAAAACCTATAGGGATATCCTTGTTTGACTTAAATTCAATTCCTGAAGAGCAAAAGATTTCATTTGACAATTTAAACCAGGCACTACAGAAACTTTTTTCTCTGGAGATCGAAGCAAGCCAGGAAGGCAGAAAACTACAAACTCTGATTTCTGTGACTCGAAACGGAATTGAGAAATTGAAAAAAACCGAAGAAAAATTGAAAAAAGAGCTTTCTTCTCTGGAGGATGCTCAGGCCTACAAGAAATATGGAGATTTGCTCCTGAATCATCTATCAGAGATTAAGAGAGGTGCCGAATATATCGAGTTAACTGACTATTCCACCGAGGAACACAAGAAGATAAGACTTTCACTCGACCCTTCTTTATCGCCGAAAAAGAATGCCGAAGCCTACTTTAAAAAATACCAGAAAGCCCAGACCGGAATTACAAAGCTCAACCAGAGAATCGCTGTGACTGAAAGCCAGCTAAAGCATTTAAGCAAAATCGAGTCTGACCTGCTGAGAAAAGAGAAGGTTAATTTAGAAAAAATCGAATCTGAGCTTACCTCTCTTGGTTTGTTGAAAGTTCTCAGACCAAAGAAGAAAGAAAAGAGAAAAGGGAGATATTCCCCTCGCGAATTTATCTCCGCAGATGGGTTTAAAATCTTAGTGGGGAGAAACAATAAGGAAAACGATTTTCTGACCTTTAAAATAGCCAAACCGGATGACCTGTGGTTTCATGCCCAGAACGTACCCGGCTCTCACGTGGTCTTGAAAAAGGGTGAGAGAAAAAAATATCCTACGCCAAAAGCCATCCAGCAGGCCGCATCGTTAGCCGCCTATTACAGCCAGGCGAAGTCTTCCAGAAAAGTAACTGTGATTTATACCTTGGCCAAATATGTGAAAAAGTCAAAAAATGCTCCACCCGGCCTGGTCAAAGTCGAAAAGATGAAATCGATTTTAGTCGAGCCGAAGATAATAAAATAA
- the prfB gene encoding peptide chain release factor 2 (programmed frameshift), whose amino-acid sequence MAEERSLAELKDRVKKLGEYLDLGEKNKKLSELEKVTHEPDFWKDNEKAQSILREITSIKKWNERWEKLSKDLEEVQVLDELSLEDDTLKPEREKELEKLEGEIKDFEFSTILSGEDDPKNALLTIHSGAGGTESQDWAQMLLRMYLRWIERKGFKGDVIDLQAGEEAGIKSVTVEVKGEYAFGFLKAESGVHRLVRISPFDANKRRHTSFASVFIYPEIEDNLTVEMKEDDLRIDTFRASGHGGQHVNKTSSAVRITHLPSGIVVQCQSERSQFQNKENAMKVLKSRLYQLYKEKEEEKLAEMEKKKKKIEWGSQIRSYVFHPYILVKDHRTGLETGNGQAVMDGEIDDFIRAYLSQSKESDNKVKSNSKSKTKDEVKG is encoded by the exons ATGGCTGAGGAAAGAAGTTTGGCAGAGCTGAAAGACAGGGTCAAAAAATTAGGGGAGTATCTT GACCTGGGTGAGAAGAATAAAAAACTATCCGAACTGGAAAAAGTGACGCACGAGCCTGATTTCTGGAAGGATAATGAGAAAGCCCAGTCGATTTTAAGAGAGATCACCTCCATAAAGAAATGGAATGAGAGATGGGAAAAACTCTCAAAGGATCTGGAAGAGGTACAGGTTTTAGACGAGCTTTCCCTGGAGGATGACACACTTAAGCCAGAGCGCGAAAAAGAGCTAGAAAAATTAGAAGGAGAGATAAAGGATTTCGAGTTCTCAACTATTTTATCTGGAGAGGATGACCCTAAGAATGCGCTTTTGACAATCCATTCAGGCGCAGGAGGAACAGAGTCTCAGGATTGGGCACAGATGCTCCTGCGGATGTATTTAAGATGGATAGAGAGAAAGGGGTTTAAGGGGGATGTCATAGACCTGCAGGCAGGCGAAGAAGCAGGGATAAAAAGTGTCACGGTCGAAGTTAAGGGCGAATACGCTTTCGGTTTTTTAAAGGCGGAAAGCGGGGTTCACCGGTTAGTAAGAATTTCTCCTTTTGATGCCAACAAAAGAAGACATACCTCGTTTGCCTCGGTTTTCATCTATCCGGAAATAGAAGACAATCTCACAGTCGAAATGAAAGAGGACGACCTGCGAATCGATACTTTCAGAGCATCTGGGCACGGCGGACAACACGTGAATAAAACCTCCTCAGCGGTGAGGATAACTCATCTTCCGAGCGGAATCGTGGTGCAATGTCAATCTGAAAGGTCCCAGTTCCAGAACAAAGAAAATGCTATGAAGGTGCTGAAATCGCGCCTGTACCAGTTATATAAGGAAAAAGAGGAAGAGAAACTTGCGGAGATGGAAAAAAAGAAAAAGAAGATCGAATGGGGAAGCCAGATCCGCTCCTATGTTTTTCATCCTTACATCTTGGTCAAGGACCACCGCACTGGCCTGGAGACAGGTAACGGACAGGCAGTTATGGATGGGGAGATAGATGATTTCATCCGGGCATATTTGAGCCAGTCAAAGGAATCAGACAATAAGGTAAAAAGTAATTCCAAGTCAAAAACCAAAGACGAGGTCAAGGGCTAA
- the pta gene encoding phosphate acetyltransferase: MDIIKRIRDKAKAKHKRVVLPEGTEERMIKAAKEIVSEKIAEVMLLGEKKRIEELSKASGLDVGLVKVVDPVTSSESGEYAAEYHRLREKKGMTGEEARQCMLNPLFYGAMMVRKNEVDGFVAGSVNTTGDVLRAGLHIIGLAPGINVVSSSFIMVVPEFLGVKDKIFVFGDCAVMPNPDPKQLASIALSCARTMRELVGDEPKIAMLSFSTKGSAQHEMIDKVLEATKIAREQDPNLKIDGELQVDAAIIPKVAQKKCADSILCGEANVLIFPDLNAGNIAYKLVQRLAKAEAIGPIIQGLAKPANDLSRGCSVDDIVNVVAIAMCLA, translated from the coding sequence ATGGATATCATTAAAAGGATCAGGGATAAAGCTAAAGCCAAACACAAAAGGGTGGTTCTGCCAGAGGGGACCGAGGAGCGGATGATTAAAGCCGCAAAGGAGATTGTCTCCGAAAAGATAGCTGAAGTCATGCTGTTAGGGGAGAAGAAAAGAATAGAGGAGTTAAGCAAAGCCTCAGGACTTGACGTGGGACTGGTTAAAGTAGTTGATCCTGTGACTTCTTCAGAATCCGGGGAGTATGCTGCAGAGTATCACCGGCTCAGAGAAAAAAAGGGCATGACCGGGGAGGAAGCCAGGCAGTGCATGCTGAATCCGTTATTCTACGGGGCGATGATGGTGAGGAAAAATGAGGTGGATGGGTTTGTAGCAGGTTCGGTCAATACCACCGGGGACGTTTTAAGAGCAGGATTGCACATAATCGGATTGGCTCCGGGGATAAACGTGGTCTCCAGCTCATTTATAATGGTGGTGCCGGAGTTCTTAGGGGTAAAAGACAAGATCTTCGTATTCGGCGATTGCGCAGTTATGCCTAATCCAGACCCGAAGCAGTTAGCCTCAATTGCTCTGTCCTGCGCCAGAACAATGCGGGAGCTGGTTGGGGATGAGCCAAAAATAGCAATGCTGTCTTTCTCCACCAAAGGGAGTGCTCAGCATGAGATGATCGATAAAGTCTTGGAGGCAACCAAAATCGCCAGAGAACAGGACCCGAATCTGAAAATCGATGGGGAGCTGCAGGTAGATGCAGCTATTATTCCTAAAGTTGCTCAGAAGAAATGCGCGGACAGCATTCTGTGCGGAGAAGCCAATGTCTTGATTTTCCCGGATCTAAATGCGGGGAATATAGCCTATAAGTTAGTCCAGAGATTAGCTAAGGCTGAGGCAATTGGCCCTATCATTCAGGGCTTAGCCAAGCCGGCAAATGACCTATCCAGAGGATGCAGTGTAGATGATATCGTGAATGTGGTGGCGATTGCGATGTGCCTGGCGTAA
- the rlmN gene encoding 23S rRNA (adenine(2503)-C(2))-methyltransferase RlmN, whose amino-acid sequence MGWLPNFPNMEKLNLKGLWIEELESFLDKLREKKYKAKQLAKWIYNKRVTDFEQMTDLSKELRRKLSEVAYIGKLKLIRKQVSKLDQTEKFLFELFDGKRIETVLMREKNRVTVCISTQVGCTLSCIFCATGKSGFERNLSAGEIVDQIIAVRAYLNEDEKITNVVIMGMGEPLLNYENTVKAIRIIQSEIGLSISAKRITVSTSGIIPGIRQLADEGLKIKLALSLNAPDDELRRKLMPITKKYPLSEVLEVLKCYAKKNDTRITFEYVLIKDVNDSEEQALKLAKLIRGIPCKINLIPYNPIKEYPYKKPDEETLMKFRDILYPRAPAVTLRRSKGEDIQAACGQLKANM is encoded by the coding sequence ATGGGTTGGCTTCCAAATTTCCCAAATATGGAAAAACTCAATTTAAAAGGTCTCTGGATAGAAGAGTTAGAGAGCTTTCTGGACAAGCTGAGGGAGAAAAAGTACAAGGCTAAGCAGTTAGCCAAGTGGATTTATAACAAAAGGGTAACAGATTTTGAGCAGATGACTGACCTGTCTAAAGAACTCAGGCGGAAATTGTCAGAAGTCGCCTATATCGGAAAGCTTAAGCTGATAAGAAAACAGGTATCTAAGCTCGACCAGACGGAAAAATTCCTATTTGAGCTTTTTGATGGCAAAAGAATCGAAACGGTGCTGATGAGGGAAAAAAACCGGGTTACCGTCTGCATCTCCACCCAGGTTGGCTGTACTTTAAGCTGTATTTTCTGCGCCACTGGAAAATCAGGTTTTGAAAGAAATCTTTCTGCCGGCGAAATCGTTGACCAGATAATCGCTGTCAGGGCTTACCTGAACGAAGATGAAAAAATAACCAATGTGGTGATAATGGGCATGGGAGAGCCTTTATTAAATTATGAAAATACCGTTAAGGCAATCAGGATTATTCAATCAGAGATCGGTCTATCTATTTCCGCTAAAAGGATTACCGTTTCCACCTCCGGGATCATTCCAGGGATTCGCCAATTGGCTGATGAAGGGTTGAAGATAAAATTAGCCCTATCCTTGAATGCCCCGGATGATGAGCTGAGGAGAAAACTTATGCCCATTACCAAAAAATATCCTCTATCCGAAGTTTTAGAGGTTTTGAAATGTTATGCTAAAAAAAATGATACCCGCATAACCTTTGAATATGTTTTGATAAAAGACGTAAATGACTCTGAGGAACAGGCTTTGAAGCTGGCAAAGCTCATCCGAGGAATCCCCTGCAAGATAAACCTCATCCCTTATAATCCAATAAAAGAATACCCTTATAAAAAGCCGGATGAAGAGACTCTAATGAAGTTCCGGGATATTTTGTATCCCAGAGCTCCAGCCGTGACCTTGCGCAGAAGCAAAGGAGAAGACATCCAGGCCGCCTGCGGACAATTGAAAGCCAACATGTAG
- a CDS encoding AbrB/MazE/SpoVT family DNA-binding domain-containing protein, whose product MGCCQVESLISVDERGQMVLPKEIRDKAKIKPGDKFAVISWKKDGEICCISLVSAGELGQMVKSLLGPMAKEILQK is encoded by the coding sequence ATGGGCTGCTGCCAGGTTGAGTCGTTAATCAGCGTGGATGAGCGTGGGCAGATGGTGCTTCCCAAGGAGATAAGGGACAAGGCAAAGATCAAGCCCGGGGATAAATTTGCAGTGATAAGCTGGAAAAAAGACGGTGAGATCTGCTGTATCTCACTGGTTAGTGCCGGAGAGTTAGGCCAGATGGTAAAAAGTCTGCTCGGACCCATGGCAAAGGAGATACTTCAAAAATAG
- a CDS encoding arsenite methyltransferase — MKQEKIKKAVREGYAKIAKKEASCCSPVKSCCGGDNPSESISKSIGYTDEELKGVPEGANLGLGCGNPVALASLKQGEIVLDLGSGPGLDCFLAANKVGKTGKVVGVDMTPEMIEKARENARKGKYGNVEFRLGEIENLPVADNFVNAVISNCVINLVPDKKRVFRETFRVLKPGGRLMISDLVLLKELPDFIKNSVEAYIGCLSGAIMKDDYLNAIKAAGFREVKIIDETSFPIELMASDSTAKALIEEMKIPMEKLKDVARSVVSIKVQGIKPE; from the coding sequence ATGAAACAGGAAAAGATTAAAAAGGCAGTAAGAGAGGGGTATGCAAAAATCGCTAAAAAGGAAGCCTCCTGCTGCTCTCCGGTAAAATCTTGCTGCGGAGGAGATAATCCATCAGAGAGCATAAGCAAGTCTATCGGTTATACTGACGAGGAGCTTAAAGGTGTTCCAGAAGGCGCAAACTTAGGCTTGGGGTGCGGGAATCCGGTTGCCCTGGCATCCCTGAAACAAGGGGAGATCGTGCTTGACCTGGGCTCTGGTCCAGGATTGGATTGTTTCCTGGCGGCTAACAAAGTCGGCAAGACCGGCAAAGTGGTCGGCGTGGATATGACCCCGGAGATGATCGAGAAAGCAAGGGAAAACGCCAGGAAGGGCAAGTACGGAAACGTTGAGTTCAGATTGGGAGAGATCGAAAATCTTCCAGTAGCGGACAACTTCGTAAATGCAGTTATCTCAAACTGCGTGATCAACCTGGTGCCGGACAAAAAAAGGGTCTTCAGGGAGACTTTCAGGGTTTTAAAACCCGGGGGCAGGCTGATGATTTCGGACCTGGTTTTGCTTAAAGAGCTTCCGGATTTCATTAAGAACTCGGTTGAGGCATATATTGGCTGTCTTTCCGGGGCGATAATGAAAGATGATTACCTGAATGCCATAAAAGCAGCAGGTTTCAGGGAAGTCAAAATAATCGATGAGACCTCTTTTCCAATTGAGCTTATGGCTAGTGACTCGACTGCAAAAGCGTTAATCGAAGAGATGAAAATCCCTATGGAAAAGCTGAAAGATGTTGCCCGGTCGGTTGTCAGCATAAAAGTTCAGGGGATAAAACCTGAATAA
- a CDS encoding MBL fold metallo-hydrolase, producing MGAAKSVTGSMHILESNGKKILIDCGLFQGRREESNQRNRNLPFEPGGIERVVLGHAHLDHSGNIPTLVKNGYQNTIYSTFATRDLCLAMLKDSAHLQEKDAEYLNKKNEKRSFPTVTSLYTVEEAERSLELFKGVGYNRSFYATSNVRVTFHDAGHVLGSALTFMEIFENGRKVRLLYAVDLGRKNLPILRDPVQVKDVDYLILESTYGNHLHDDFSTTSDKLASVINQAYQRGGKILVPAFALERTQELIYLLYLLEKEGRIPKFPVYVDSPLAVNITEIFKLHPECFDKETKALLEKEEDPFGLKRITYITESEDSKKLNNLQEPCMIIAGSGMCEGGRILHHLKNNIEDPKNTILVVGYMAENTLGRKIAEKYPKVRIFGEEYSLKSEVEVLHSFSAHADRNELLQYVEQAKKNLRGIFLVHGEEKESQALKKSIEGLGIQNVTIPDRGEEITL from the coding sequence TTGGGAGCAGCTAAGTCGGTTACTGGCTCGATGCACATACTGGAGTCGAATGGCAAGAAAATCTTGATCGACTGCGGGCTTTTCCAGGGAAGAAGGGAGGAGTCAAACCAGAGAAACAGGAATCTTCCTTTTGAGCCTGGGGGCATAGAACGGGTGGTGTTAGGGCATGCTCATCTGGACCATTCCGGGAATATTCCCACTCTGGTAAAAAATGGATATCAGAATACAATTTACTCCACCTTTGCCACCAGAGATTTATGCCTGGCAATGCTCAAAGATTCAGCTCACCTGCAGGAAAAAGATGCTGAATATCTGAATAAGAAGAATGAGAAAAGGTCATTCCCAACTGTGACTTCTCTTTATACTGTGGAAGAGGCTGAAAGGTCCTTGGAGCTTTTTAAAGGGGTAGGATATAACAGATCCTTCTATGCGACCTCAAATGTCCGGGTAACTTTTCACGATGCTGGGCATGTGCTGGGTTCTGCGCTCACATTTATGGAAATCTTCGAAAACGGGAGGAAGGTCAGACTGCTATATGCGGTCGACTTAGGCAGAAAAAATCTACCCATATTAAGAGATCCAGTCCAGGTGAAAGATGTAGATTATCTTATACTCGAAAGTACCTACGGGAACCACCTGCATGATGATTTCAGCACCACATCTGATAAATTAGCTTCGGTAATAAATCAAGCCTATCAGAGGGGAGGGAAGATACTGGTCCCGGCATTCGCCTTAGAGAGAACCCAGGAACTAATCTATTTACTGTACCTTCTGGAAAAAGAAGGCAGGATACCAAAATTCCCGGTCTATGTGGACAGCCCTCTGGCGGTCAACATAACTGAAATTTTCAAGCTTCATCCCGAATGTTTTGACAAGGAAACCAAAGCTCTTTTGGAAAAAGAGGAAGACCCGTTCGGTCTAAAACGGATCACTTACATAACTGAATCAGAGGATTCAAAAAAATTGAATAATCTTCAGGAACCCTGTATGATAATCGCGGGCTCAGGGATGTGCGAAGGCGGGAGGATACTGCATCACCTTAAAAATAATATCGAAGATCCAAAAAATACCATCCTGGTCGTGGGTTACATGGCTGAAAATACCTTGGGCAGAAAGATCGCGGAAAAATATCCTAAGGTCAGAATATTCGGTGAAGAATACAGCCTTAAATCCGAGGTTGAGGTACTTCACTCCTTTTCAGCTCATGCGGACAGAAATGAGCTTCTGCAGTATGTGGAGCAAGCGAAAAAAAATCTGAGAGGAATTTTTCTGGTGCACGGTGAGGAAAAAGAAAGCCAAGCCTTAAAAAAATCGATCGAAGGTCTGGGAATTCAAAACGTGACAATACCGGATAGGGGTGAGGAGATAACTCTTTAG